The Phycisphaerales bacterium genome includes a region encoding these proteins:
- a CDS encoding ABC transporter ATP-binding protein: MIHAAGLRKSFGQLVAVADVSFDVHAGEIFGLLGPNGAGKSTTIHMLCGLLRPDAGTITVAGQSDPTRSDVRARIGIAPQSLSLYDQLTAEENLRFFGRLYGLAGATLRQRVDHALEFVELTDRRRSRVRTFSGGMKRRLNLACALVHDPRVILLDEPTVGVDPQSRNHLFQRIEQLRAEGRTILYTTHYMEEAQRLCDRVAIIDHGKLLAIDTVDGLITAHGGRSLILAEFERPPTDLGTLPGRLDGLHWRMESERPLEDVGRLAGGGAALRTLNVTRPDLESVFLNLTGRSLRDA, encoded by the coding sequence ATGATCCACGCCGCGGGCCTGCGGAAGTCCTTTGGTCAGCTCGTCGCCGTCGCCGACGTTTCCTTCGACGTCCACGCCGGCGAGATCTTCGGCCTGCTCGGACCCAACGGCGCTGGCAAGTCCACCACGATCCACATGCTCTGCGGCCTGCTGCGGCCCGACGCCGGCACCATCACCGTCGCCGGCCAATCCGACCCCACCCGCTCCGACGTCCGTGCCCGCATCGGCATCGCTCCGCAGTCGCTCTCGCTCTACGACCAGCTCACCGCCGAAGAGAACCTGCGCTTCTTCGGCCGGCTCTACGGCCTCGCCGGGGCCACGCTGCGGCAGCGCGTCGACCACGCCCTCGAATTCGTCGAGTTGACCGACCGCCGCCGCAGCCGCGTGCGCACCTTCTCCGGCGGCATGAAGCGCCGGTTGAACCTCGCCTGTGCCCTCGTCCACGACCCGCGCGTGATTCTGCTCGACGAGCCCACCGTCGGTGTCGATCCGCAGTCGCGCAACCACCTCTTCCAGCGCATCGAGCAGCTCCGTGCCGAAGGCCGCACCATCCTCTACACCACCCACTACATGGAAGAGGCCCAGCGGCTGTGTGATCGCGTCGCGATCATCGACCACGGCAAGCTGCTCGCGATCGACACGGTCGACGGCCTGATCACCGCGCACGGCGGCCGCTCGCTGATCCTCGCCGAGTTCGAGCGCCCGCCGACTGACCTCGGCACGCTGCCCGGCCGGCTCGACGGGCTGCACTGGCGCATGGAGAGCGAGCGGCCACTCGAGGACGTCGGCCGGCTCGCCGGCGGCGGGGCGGCGCTGCGCACGCTGAACGTGACGCGTCCGGACCTCGAATCGGTGTTTCTGAACCTCACCGGCCGGAGCTTACGCGACGCATGA
- a CDS encoding ABC transporter permease translates to MNVLLNLAAKDLRLMSRDTMGMFFIVGMPVLMGVLFGLIGVSMSGGGSGPIRLAVCDEDGSAASAQFVQNLRDGGSVDLSTDLAREAALRSVRRGRFAGVIIVPAGFGRTAGMFWEEGPALEVGVDPTRRAEAGMIEGLIMQAMGELTFARFRDPAALRPLLDQSRERMLSDEAMPPAVRAILGGFLGDLDRFMGALEEVDADDAATTQAGEAEVLADAPADRGPAMQFARIERIDVTASPTGNETLDRLVQRPGASAWDLSFPSAMLWGALACAAGFAVTLVRERTQGTLLRLQLSPVSRAQIVAGKGLACLLAVLAVNVFMLVLGLLLGLRPGNYALLVLAMVCVAFCFVGIMMLMAVLGTSEEAVGGAAWGANVVMAMFGGGMIPLLFMPAFLQTLSNLSPVKWGILALEGAIWRGSTLAEMLPICGVLLAIGAAGLLIGTAIFNRRLSRA, encoded by the coding sequence ATGAACGTGCTGCTGAACCTCGCCGCGAAAGACCTGCGCCTCATGTCGCGCGACACGATGGGCATGTTCTTCATCGTCGGCATGCCGGTGCTGATGGGCGTGCTGTTCGGGCTGATCGGCGTCTCCATGAGCGGTGGTGGCTCCGGCCCCATTCGCCTGGCGGTGTGCGACGAGGACGGCTCGGCCGCCTCCGCGCAGTTTGTCCAGAACCTTCGCGACGGCGGAAGCGTCGATCTGTCCACCGACCTCGCGCGCGAAGCTGCGCTCCGCAGCGTGCGCCGCGGCCGGTTCGCCGGGGTCATCATCGTGCCTGCGGGCTTCGGCCGGACGGCCGGCATGTTCTGGGAGGAGGGGCCCGCTCTCGAGGTCGGTGTCGACCCGACCCGCCGGGCCGAGGCCGGCATGATCGAGGGCCTCATCATGCAGGCGATGGGCGAGCTGACGTTTGCCCGCTTCCGCGACCCGGCCGCGCTGCGTCCGCTGCTCGACCAGTCGCGCGAGCGTATGCTGAGCGACGAAGCGATGCCGCCGGCGGTACGCGCTATTCTCGGCGGTTTCCTGGGCGACCTCGATCGCTTCATGGGCGCGCTCGAAGAAGTCGATGCGGACGATGCGGCCACGACGCAGGCCGGCGAAGCGGAAGTCCTCGCGGATGCGCCCGCCGACCGCGGTCCAGCCATGCAGTTCGCGCGCATCGAGCGTATCGACGTGACGGCGTCGCCGACCGGCAACGAAACGCTCGATCGCCTCGTGCAGCGACCCGGCGCATCGGCCTGGGACCTGAGCTTCCCCTCGGCGATGCTGTGGGGGGCCTTGGCTTGTGCGGCCGGGTTTGCGGTGACGCTGGTGCGTGAGCGGACACAGGGGACGCTGCTGCGGCTGCAACTTTCGCCCGTGTCCCGCGCCCAGATTGTCGCGGGCAAAGGGCTGGCGTGCCTGCTCGCGGTGCTGGCGGTGAACGTGTTCATGCTGGTGCTGGGCCTGCTGCTGGGGTTGCGGCCGGGCAACTACGCGCTGCTTGTGCTGGCGATGGTGTGCGTGGCGTTCTGTTTCGTGGGCATCATGATGCTGATGGCGGTGCTGGGCACGAGCGAGGAGGCGGTGGGCGGTGCGGCGTGGGGGGCGAACGTGGTGATGGCGATGTTCGGCGGCGGCATGATCCCGCTGCTCTTCATGCCGGCGTTTCTGCAGACACTGAGCAACCTCAGCCCGGTGAAGTGGGGAATTCTCGCGCTCGAGGGGGCGATCTGGCGCGGCTCGACACTCGCGGAGATGCTGCCGATCTGCGGCGTACTACTCGCGATCGGCGCGGCCGGCCTGCTGATCGGCACGGCGATCTTCAACCGGCGCCTCTCCCGCGCCTAG